Below is a window of Candidatus Neomarinimicrobiota bacterium DNA.
CATTCTGTCATAAGGGCTGTTATAGACATGATGCAGAGCCACCGTTAATTCAACTGCACCGAGAGGTCCTCCGAAATGTCCTCCGACTTTCGTTACAACTTTTATGATTCTGTCCCGGATTTCACCGCTGAGAATCTTCAGCTCTTCAATGGAAAGATCCTTTATTCCTTCAGGAAGTTTAATCGAATTTAATAGGTTTTCGGACATCTAATTTGAATTTTCCTCCGATACGACTAATTGGTTGATGAAATATTTATGAATTGATCTATTATCCGTGAGTTCAGGATGGAATGAAGCTACTATAACGTTGGAATTTCTTGCCATTACCACCTCATCGCTCAGCATTGCTAAAGGAACAACACCCTCACCGAGATTGAGTATTTTCGGAGCCCGAATAAATATGGCGTGAAACGGCGTACCGTTGGTGAAATCAAGCGATATGTCCGACGAGAAAGAATGTAATTGTCTGCCAAAACCGTTTCTTTCCAAATTCAGGTCTATCGCACCGAGACCGAGCACCTTTTCAGATTTCGTTTGATTCGCAAGCAGGATCAAACCAGCACAAGTGCCCATTACGGGTTTGGTTTTAACAAATTTTCTGAGGACAGGCTCGAGATCATTCTCCTTTATCAAGTGTGTCATGGTTGTTGACTCGCCACCCGGTATAATCAGGGCATCGAGTGAAGCAAACTCTGATTCATTACGAACGGGTAATCCCTTTACGCCGAGTGAAGAAAGTACCCTAAGGTGCTTATCGAAATCACCCTGAAGCGCTAACACACCGACCGTTTTCATCGGTTTTACCGCTACCAACCTCTCTCCTGCAAAAGTTGTTCTTTCGGAATTTCCGATATATCGAGACCTTTCATCGCATCAAGCAGACCCTCTGATACACGGGCGAGCACTTCCGGGTTATCCCAATGGGTCGTCGCTTCGACAATCGCTTTTCCTCTCGCAGGTGGATCATCGGACTTGAAGATACCTGAACCCACAAAAACCGACTCCGCTCCCAGCTGCATCATCAGCGAGGCATCCGCGGGAGTGGCTATCCCGCCGGCGGCAAAGTTCGGAACAGGAAGTTTTCCTAACTTGGCTGTCTGCTTTACTAATTCAAAGGGCGCGCCGAGCCGTTTCGACTCCGCCATAATTTCATCCTCCGACATCACCGTGAGCGCTCTGATTTCACTCATGACCGAACGCATATGCCTGACCGCTTCTACTATGTTACCGGAACCAGCCTCGCCTTTTGTGCGGATCAAAGCGGCACCCTCGCCGATTCTCCTCAACGCCTCTCCAAGGTCCCTGCAACCGCAGACAAACGGTATTTTAAAACGGTTTTTATCAATATGATTTTTTTCATCTGCCGGAGTCAATACTTCAGATTCGTCGATAAAATCGACTTCCAACGCTTCGAGTATTTGTGCCTCAGCGAAATGACCGATCCTGCACTTCGCCATAACCGGAATGCTCACTTTGTTTTGAATCTCTTTTATCATTTTCGGATTAGACATCCGTGCGATGCCGCCATCCGCGCGGATATCCGCCGGAATGCGTTCGAGAGCCATCACGGCTACTGCTCCCGCATCTTCAGCGATTTTGGCCTGATCGGCGTTGGTAACGTCCATAATTACGCCGCCTTTGAGCATCTCCGCAAGCCCTACTTTTATTTCGAATGATCCGTTGTCCATTACTCTGTCCTCAATATATTCATGCCGGCTGCGCTTCGGCAGTTTCGATTTCGATGGAGATTTCGTTCAGTCTCGAGATTACTTTCTGTATCAGAATATCAGGTGTGGATGCTCCCGCCGATACCCCGACCGTGTCGATGTCCGAGAACCATCCGTTCTCTAAATCGTCAGCTGCTTGAACCTGATACGTATTCTCATTGATCTTCCTTGAAATTGACGTGAGCCTTTTAGTGTTAGCGCTTGTAAAAGAACCGATAATTATCATCACGTCATTAACGCTGGCAAGCTCTTTTATGGCGTTCTGGTTACGTGTAGTCGGAAAACATATAGTGTTTATAAATCTCAGGTCTGCCGCCTTTGTTACGAGAACGTTCAAAATCTCCTGCACGTTTTCTATCGTTTGCGTGGATTGAGATACTACTCCTATCTTTTTCATCTTCCTGAGCGCCTCTGCCTCTTCGGGTGTGCTTAAGACCGTTGCTCCGTCCACCTGGGATGCTATTCCTACCACTTCGTCATGTCCGTGATCTCCGATTATGAACACCTGCCTCCCTTCTTCCGCAAGCTGTTTCACTTCTTCATGTATCTGTGTGACAAGCGGGCACGTAGCGTCAATTATATTTAATCCCTTCTCCTCTGCATTCTTCCATACATCGGTAGAT
It encodes the following:
- a CDS encoding 4-hydroxy-3-methylbut-2-enyl diphosphate reductase, giving the protein MKVTLARGSGFCFGVRDAVEMAHESAGEFGNVFMLGDIVHNEHVVHQLDDAGVLVVNDLDKVEGAPVLFRAHGTSTDVWKNAEEKGLNIIDATCPLVTQIHEEVKQLAEEGRQVFIIGDHGHDEVVGIASQVDGATVLSTPEEAEALRKMKKIGVVSQSTQTIENVQEILNVLVTKAADLRFINTICFPTTRNQNAIKELASVNDVMIIIGSFTSANTKRLTSISRKINENTYQVQAADDLENGWFSDIDTVGVSAGASTPDILIQKVISRLNEISIEIETAEAQPA
- the pdxT gene encoding pyridoxal 5'-phosphate synthase glutaminase subunit PdxT — its product is MVAVKPMKTVGVLALQGDFDKHLRVLSSLGVKGLPVRNESEFASLDALIIPGGESTTMTHLIKENDLEPVLRKFVKTKPVMGTCAGLILLANQTKSEKVLGLGAIDLNLERNGFGRQLHSFSSDISLDFTNGTPFHAIFIRAPKILNLGEGVVPLAMLSDEVVMARNSNVIVASFHPELTDNRSIHKYFINQLVVSEENSN
- the pdxS gene encoding pyridoxal 5'-phosphate synthase lyase subunit PdxS, which produces MDNGSFEIKVGLAEMLKGGVIMDVTNADQAKIAEDAGAVAVMALERIPADIRADGGIARMSNPKMIKEIQNKVSIPVMAKCRIGHFAEAQILEALEVDFIDESEVLTPADEKNHIDKNRFKIPFVCGCRDLGEALRRIGEGAALIRTKGEAGSGNIVEAVRHMRSVMSEIRALTVMSEDEIMAESKRLGAPFELVKQTAKLGKLPVPNFAAGGIATPADASLMMQLGAESVFVGSGIFKSDDPPARGKAIVEATTHWDNPEVLARVSEGLLDAMKGLDISEIPKEQLLQERGW